From the genome of Bosea sp. Tri-49, one region includes:
- a CDS encoding FAD-dependent oxidoreductase has product MMELPVAVIGAGPVGLAAAANLVARGLAVKVYEAGIAAGANISDWGHVRLFSPWAYNVDPTARSLLEKAGWRAPDEAVYPTGADLVSEYLAPLAQSPALAPFIEYGVRVRTIGRRGIDKVVSRDRELHPFQLAIVDSDGRVRHELARAVIDASGTWASPNPLGAGGVAAEGEEKFAGRIAYSIPDVLGGDRARYAGRTTIVVGAGHSAANVLLDLAELATQEPATKAIWLTRGSNLSRVYGGGANDQLAARGDLGQKLRQLVETGRVELVTRFAVTTMREVSGQLALDGETPDGLRTVGAVDRVVVCTGQRPDLAMTRELRIELDPWLESAKALGPMIDPNLHSCGSVPPHGHRELSHPEPGFYTVGIKSYGRAPTFLMLTGYEQARSVVAAIAGDMAAADDVQLVLPETGVCTTAPESAGGCCGGPAPTELDACCVDDFSAKAQGKAGCGCSSSAKASEAVQAQ; this is encoded by the coding sequence ATGATGGAACTTCCCGTAGCCGTCATCGGTGCAGGGCCTGTCGGGCTCGCCGCCGCCGCCAACCTCGTTGCGCGCGGCCTTGCCGTGAAGGTCTACGAAGCCGGCATTGCGGCAGGCGCGAACATCAGCGACTGGGGCCATGTTCGGCTGTTCTCGCCATGGGCCTACAATGTCGATCCCACGGCCCGCTCGCTGCTGGAAAAGGCGGGCTGGCGGGCGCCAGACGAGGCGGTCTATCCGACCGGCGCCGACCTCGTCAGCGAGTATCTTGCACCCCTCGCGCAATCCCCTGCCCTGGCGCCGTTCATCGAGTACGGGGTGCGCGTCAGGACAATCGGTCGGCGCGGCATCGACAAGGTCGTCAGCCGCGACCGCGAGCTGCACCCCTTCCAATTGGCCATCGTCGACAGTGACGGGCGCGTCCGCCACGAGCTTGCGCGGGCGGTGATCGATGCCTCTGGAACCTGGGCGTCACCGAACCCGCTCGGAGCGGGCGGCGTGGCAGCTGAAGGCGAGGAAAAGTTCGCCGGTCGGATCGCCTACAGCATTCCGGATGTGCTCGGCGGTGACCGTGCACGCTATGCCGGGCGTACCACGATCGTCGTCGGTGCTGGCCATTCCGCCGCGAACGTACTGCTCGACCTGGCCGAGCTCGCGACCCAGGAACCCGCTACCAAGGCGATCTGGCTGACGCGCGGCAGCAACCTGTCCCGTGTCTATGGCGGCGGCGCCAACGATCAGCTCGCGGCACGCGGCGACTTGGGGCAGAAGCTGCGGCAGCTCGTCGAAACCGGCCGCGTCGAGCTCGTCACCCGTTTCGCAGTCACCACGATGCGCGAGGTGAGCGGCCAACTCGCCCTTGATGGCGAGACGCCTGATGGTCTTCGCACGGTTGGGGCGGTCGACCGGGTCGTGGTCTGCACCGGTCAGCGTCCCGATCTGGCCATGACCCGCGAACTTCGTATCGAGCTCGATCCCTGGCTGGAGAGCGCCAAGGCGCTCGGCCCGATGATCGATCCCAACCTGCACTCCTGCGGTTCGGTGCCTCCGCATGGGCACCGTGAGCTTTCCCATCCGGAACCGGGCTTCTACACCGTGGGGATCAAGAGCTATGGCCGCGCGCCGACATTCCTGATGCTGACCGGCTATGAGCAGGCCCGGTCGGTGGTCGCCGCAATCGCTGGCGATATGGCGGCTGCCGATGATGTTCAGCTTGTCCTGCCTGAAACCGGCGTATGCACGACCGCACCGGAGAGTGCCGGCGGTTGCTGCGGCGGCCCGGCTCCGACCGAACTAGACGCCTGCTGCGTCGACGACTTCTCCGCCAAGGCGCAGGGCAAGGCTGGGTGCGGCTGCAGCAGCTCCGCAAAGGCGAGCGAGGCCGTCCAGGCGCAATGA
- a CDS encoding ArsR/SmtB family transcription factor yields the protein MKIEEAAKQLEALGNPTRLELYRVLVRAGHGGLPVNQVQERLGIPASTLSHHLQRLVQNGLVSQERQATTLICRAQYPAMAALLGFLADECCADEACAPTSDQAA from the coding sequence ATGAAAATCGAAGAAGCAGCAAAGCAGCTTGAGGCGCTTGGCAATCCGACCCGCCTTGAGCTCTACCGGGTCTTGGTCCGCGCCGGCCATGGCGGCCTGCCGGTCAACCAGGTGCAGGAGCGTCTGGGCATTCCGGCGTCGACCCTCTCGCATCATCTTCAGCGCCTCGTGCAGAACGGATTGGTCTCGCAGGAGCGGCAGGCCACAACCCTGATCTGCCGCGCCCAATACCCTGCCATGGCCGCCTTGCTCGGCTTCCTCGCGGATGAATGCTGCGCTGACGAAGCCTGCGCACCGACGTCCGATCAGGCTGCGTGA
- a CDS encoding GDCCVxC domain-containing (seleno)protein gives MQLTSLITCPQCGHQASEAMPIDACQFFYECKGCGTLLRPKEGDCCVFCSYGTVPCPPIQESRSKGNAASCCGGTA, from the coding sequence ATGCAACTCACCTCACTCATCACTTGCCCTCAATGCGGGCACCAAGCCTCGGAAGCGATGCCGATCGACGCTTGCCAGTTTTTCTATGAGTGCAAGGGCTGCGGGACGCTGCTCAGGCCAAAAGAGGGCGATTGCTGCGTGTTCTGTTCCTATGGGACGGTACCGTGCCCACCGATCCAAGAGAGTCGGAGTAAAGGGAATGCGGCGTCCTGTTGCGGTGGGACGGCCTGA
- the arsB gene encoding ACR3 family arsenite efflux transporter, whose amino-acid sequence MSTFERYLTVWVALCIVVGIALGHVMPGVFQAIGAAEIARVNLPVAVLIWLMVIPMLLKIDFAALGQVGRHWRGIGVTLFINWAVKPFSMAALGWFFIAWLFRPWLPADQVNSYIAGLIILAAAPCTAMVFVWSNLTKGEPHFTLSQVALNDVIMVVAFAPIVGLLLGLSAITVPWGTLVLSVVLYIVLPVIVAQLIRNRVLANGGQAALDGLLGRLGSASLVALLATLVLLFGFQGEQILAQPMVIALLAVPILIQVYFNAGLAYLLNRIAGEQHCVAGPSALIGASNFFELAVAAAISLFGFNSGAALATVVGVLIEVPVMLTVVWIVNGSKGWYERPMTTRQARPADQAREVSR is encoded by the coding sequence ATGTCCACCTTCGAACGCTACCTTACGGTGTGGGTCGCACTGTGCATTGTCGTCGGCATCGCGCTCGGCCATGTCATGCCCGGCGTGTTCCAAGCCATCGGCGCGGCCGAGATCGCCAGGGTCAACCTGCCGGTGGCGGTGCTGATCTGGCTGATGGTCATTCCGATGCTGCTGAAGATCGACTTTGCCGCGCTCGGCCAGGTCGGCAGGCATTGGCGCGGCATCGGCGTCACGCTGTTCATCAACTGGGCGGTCAAGCCGTTCTCGATGGCGGCGCTGGGCTGGTTCTTCATCGCCTGGCTGTTCCGGCCCTGGCTGCCGGCCGACCAGGTCAACAGTTATATCGCCGGGCTCATCATCCTGGCTGCAGCACCCTGCACCGCCATGGTCTTCGTCTGGTCGAACCTGACCAAGGGCGAGCCGCATTTCACGCTGAGCCAGGTCGCCCTGAACGATGTGATCATGGTCGTCGCCTTCGCGCCGATCGTCGGCCTGCTGCTCGGCCTGTCGGCGATCACGGTGCCGTGGGGGACGCTTGTCCTCTCGGTCGTCCTCTACATCGTCCTCCCGGTGATCGTCGCGCAGCTCATCCGCAATCGTGTTCTCGCGAACGGTGGGCAGGCGGCGCTGGATGGCCTGCTCGGCCGACTTGGCTCGGCCTCACTCGTGGCGTTGCTTGCGACGCTCGTCCTGCTCTTCGGGTTCCAGGGCGAACAGATCCTGGCGCAGCCGATGGTGATCGCGCTCCTGGCGGTGCCGATCCTGATCCAGGTCTACTTCAATGCCGGCCTGGCCTACCTGCTGAACCGGATTGCCGGCGAGCAGCATTGCGTGGCCGGTCCATCGGCCCTGATCGGTGCCTCCAACTTCTTCGAGCTCGCTGTAGCCGCTGCGATCAGCCTGTTCGGCTTCAACTCCGGCGCGGCGCTCGCCACCGTCGTCGGCGTGCTGATCGAAGTTCCCGTCATGCTCACCGTGGTCTGGATCGTGAACGGGTCGAAGGGCTGGTACGAGCGCCCCATGACCACGCGGCAAGCGCGGCCAGCTGACCAGGCACGGGAGGTGTCGCGCTGA
- the arsC gene encoding arsenate reductase (glutaredoxin) (This arsenate reductase requires both glutathione and glutaredoxin to convert arsenate to arsenite, after which the efflux transporter formed by ArsA and ArsB can extrude the arsenite from the cell, providing resistance.), whose protein sequence is MDVVIYHNPACGTSRNTLGLIRNAGVEPHVIEYLKTPPTRALLQQLLVRAGLTVREILREKDTPFAELGLGDSNLSDDALLDAIEANPILINRPLVLSPKGVRLCRPSEAVLSLLPPQRGEFRKEDGELVIDAAGRPVALA, encoded by the coding sequence ATGGACGTCGTCATCTACCACAACCCCGCTTGCGGGACGTCGCGGAACACGCTGGGCCTGATCCGCAATGCCGGTGTCGAACCGCATGTGATCGAGTATCTGAAGACGCCCCCGACCAGAGCGTTGCTGCAGCAGCTCCTAGTCCGCGCGGGGCTGACGGTGCGCGAGATTCTTCGGGAGAAGGATACGCCCTTCGCCGAGCTCGGACTCGGTGACTCGAACCTCTCCGACGATGCCTTGCTCGACGCGATCGAGGCCAATCCGATCCTGATCAACCGGCCGCTCGTCCTGTCGCCGAAGGGTGTGCGGCTCTGTCGCCCGTCCGAGGCGGTCCTGTCCCTGCTGCCGCCACAACGAGGCGAATTCCGCAAGGAAGACGGCGAGCTTGTCATCGACGCCGCCGGCCGCCCCGTCGCTCTCGCCTGA
- a CDS encoding arsenate reductase ArsC — MPDRIHNVLFLCTHNSARSIMAEALLNHLGEGRFRAFSAGSEGGPGPKPMALKVLEAEGIPTVGLSSKTWDVFAAPGAPVMDMVITVCDQAAGETCPFWPGQPITAHWGIEDPSHVEGTEIERERAFVTALRYLKNRINVLLSLPVASLDEMALAQRVRQIGGLEGTTGLRPEVA, encoded by the coding sequence ATGCCTGATCGCATCCACAACGTGCTGTTCCTCTGCACGCATAACTCAGCGCGGTCGATCATGGCCGAGGCACTGCTCAATCATCTCGGCGAGGGCCGCTTTCGTGCCTTCTCTGCGGGCAGTGAAGGCGGTCCCGGTCCAAAGCCCATGGCACTCAAGGTGCTCGAAGCCGAAGGCATCCCAACCGTGGGATTGTCGTCAAAGACCTGGGACGTGTTCGCGGCACCCGGCGCGCCCGTCATGGATATGGTCATCACTGTCTGCGATCAGGCGGCCGGCGAAACCTGCCCATTCTGGCCCGGCCAACCGATCACGGCTCATTGGGGGATCGAAGACCCCTCGCATGTCGAGGGCACCGAGATCGAGCGCGAGCGGGCCTTCGTGACGGCGCTCCGCTATCTCAAGAATCGCATCAACGTCCTGCTTTCGCTCCCTGTCGCCAGCCTGGACGAAATGGCACTGGCGCAGCGCGTCCGGCAGATCGGTGGCCTCGAAGGAACGACCGGTCTTCGTCCGGAGGTGGCGTGA
- a CDS encoding ArsR/SmtB family transcription factor, protein MENEQVILSLAAMAQTTRLDVFRLLVAAEPEGLPAGEIARHLEVPHNTMSSHLGILSRAGLVRSERFSRSIVYRADLEALRSVIAFLLKDCCGGRAEICAPLLAELSPCCPPKVTTDA, encoded by the coding sequence ATGGAAAACGAGCAAGTCATCCTCTCCCTCGCCGCAATGGCGCAGACCACCCGGCTCGATGTCTTCCGCTTGCTGGTCGCGGCGGAACCCGAGGGCTTGCCGGCCGGAGAGATCGCCCGGCATCTCGAAGTCCCGCACAATACGATGTCGTCGCATCTCGGCATCCTGAGCCGAGCAGGCCTCGTGCGGTCGGAGCGCTTCAGCCGCTCGATCGTCTATCGCGCCGATCTGGAAGCGCTGCGGTCCGTCATCGCTTTCCTGCTCAAGGATTGCTGCGGCGGACGCGCGGAGATCTGCGCGCCGCTGCTGGCCGAACTCAGCCCCTGCTGCCCTCCGAAGGTCACGACCGATGCCTGA
- a CDS encoding metallophosphoesterase family protein has protein sequence MRLGVIADVHGNLPALEAVLSKLAGLSVDAVVNLGDCASGPLWPAETLQLLRASKMSHVRGNHDRALGAASPDGLGASDAFAWRDLDAGARNWLAALPFEIEIGKVRCFHASPTDDETYLLDAIEGGRLVAASPGAVEALIGTTGHAVVLCGHSHQPRLLRLGNGTVAVNPGSVGNPAYQATHPSLHVSESGAPHARFAVVTMADAIEIEHHAVVYDWNHAARRAEANGRADWAHALRSGLVLTSG, from the coding sequence ATGCGGCTAGGCGTCATCGCTGACGTGCACGGCAATTTGCCGGCCCTCGAAGCCGTGCTCTCCAAGCTCGCCGGACTATCCGTCGACGCGGTGGTCAATCTCGGCGACTGCGCCTCGGGCCCACTCTGGCCGGCGGAGACGTTACAACTTCTGCGTGCCAGCAAGATGAGCCATGTCCGCGGCAACCATGACAGGGCGCTGGGCGCCGCCTCTCCCGACGGGCTCGGCGCATCCGATGCCTTCGCCTGGCGAGACCTAGACGCAGGGGCGCGCAACTGGCTGGCGGCTCTTCCATTCGAGATCGAGATCGGCAAGGTGCGCTGCTTCCATGCCAGCCCGACCGACGACGAGACCTATCTGCTCGACGCCATCGAAGGCGGGCGCCTGGTCGCCGCCAGCCCCGGGGCGGTCGAGGCGCTGATCGGCACGACCGGTCACGCCGTGGTCCTATGCGGGCACAGCCATCAGCCGCGCCTGCTGCGGCTCGGCAACGGAACCGTTGCCGTCAATCCCGGCAGTGTCGGAAACCCGGCCTATCAAGCCACCCATCCAAGCCTTCATGTCTCGGAAAGCGGCGCCCCGCATGCCCGTTTCGCTGTCGTGACCATGGCGGATGCGATCGAGATCGAGCATCACGCCGTCGTCTATGACTGGAACCATGCAGCACGCCGCGCCGAGGCCAATGGCCGGGCCGACTGGGCTCACGCCTTGCGCAGCGGGTTGGTCCTAACATCAGGATAG
- the phnY gene encoding phosphonoacetaldehyde dehydrogenase yields MNATVKPPVRREAMRIAGKLISTDDMVEVRNPYDDSVVGLVPAARPEHVREAFAKAKAFKPVLSRYERQRILQKTAELLFARKEDFARLITAEAGLCWKDSLYEASRAYDVWSFAAQLTIKDDGEMFSCDISPNGKARKIFTTRQPLLGVISAITPFNHPLNMVSHKLAPAIATNNRLVLKPTELTPLTALALADVLYEAGLPPEMLSVVTGNPSTMGDAMITDPDADLVTFTGSVRVGKHIAATAGYKRIVLELGGNDPLIVMEDADLDKAAELAVTGATKNSGQRCTAVKRILVVESVADAFSKLVVEKAKKLTCGDPMDPATDVGTVINARSAALFQARLDDAVAKGAQVLHGRRAEGALFHPTVVDHIPYTCELVHEETFGPVIPIIRVPDDIAEVIRISNSTAYGLSSGICTNRFDYIQRFVAELEVGTVNLWEVPGYRIEMSPFGGIKDSGLGYKEGVVEAMKSFTNVKTWSLPWAA; encoded by the coding sequence ATGAACGCGACCGTGAAGCCGCCAGTGCGGCGCGAGGCGATGCGCATCGCCGGCAAGCTGATCTCGACCGACGACATGGTCGAGGTCAGGAACCCCTATGACGACAGCGTCGTCGGGCTTGTTCCCGCGGCAAGGCCCGAGCATGTCCGCGAGGCCTTCGCCAAGGCGAAGGCGTTCAAGCCAGTACTCTCCCGCTATGAGCGCCAGCGCATCCTGCAGAAGACGGCCGAACTTCTGTTCGCACGCAAAGAAGACTTCGCCCGGCTGATCACCGCGGAAGCGGGCCTGTGCTGGAAGGATTCGCTCTACGAGGCCAGCCGGGCCTATGACGTCTGGTCGTTCGCGGCCCAGCTCACCATCAAGGACGATGGCGAGATGTTCTCCTGCGACATCTCGCCGAACGGCAAGGCCCGCAAGATCTTCACCACCCGCCAGCCGCTGCTCGGGGTGATCTCGGCGATCACGCCGTTCAACCACCCGCTCAACATGGTCAGCCACAAGCTGGCGCCGGCGATCGCGACCAATAACCGCCTGGTGCTCAAGCCGACGGAACTCACGCCGCTGACCGCGCTGGCGCTCGCCGACGTGCTCTACGAGGCCGGTTTGCCGCCGGAGATGCTCTCGGTCGTCACCGGCAACCCGTCGACCATGGGCGATGCGATGATCACCGATCCCGATGCGGATCTCGTCACCTTCACCGGCTCGGTCCGGGTCGGCAAGCACATCGCCGCGACCGCCGGCTACAAGCGCATCGTGCTCGAGCTCGGCGGCAACGACCCGCTGATCGTCATGGAGGACGCCGATCTCGACAAGGCGGCCGAGCTTGCGGTCACCGGCGCGACCAAGAACTCCGGCCAGCGCTGCACGGCGGTGAAGCGCATCCTGGTGGTCGAGAGCGTCGCCGACGCCTTTTCGAAGCTCGTGGTCGAGAAGGCGAAGAAGCTGACCTGCGGCGATCCGATGGACCCGGCGACCGATGTCGGCACGGTCATCAACGCCCGCTCGGCCGCGCTCTTCCAGGCCCGCCTCGACGACGCCGTAGCCAAGGGCGCGCAGGTCCTCCACGGCAGGCGGGCGGAAGGGGCGCTGTTCCATCCGACCGTGGTCGACCACATCCCCTATACCTGCGAGCTCGTGCACGAGGAGACCTTCGGCCCGGTCATCCCGATCATCCGCGTGCCCGACGACATCGCCGAGGTGATCCGCATCTCGAACTCGACCGCCTACGGCCTCTCCTCCGGCATCTGCACCAACCGCTTCGACTACATCCAGCGCTTTGTCGCCGAGCTCGAGGTCGGCACCGTCAACCTCTGGGAGGTCCCGGGATACCGCATCGAGATGTCCCCCTTCGGCGGCATCAAGGACTCCGGCCTCGGCTACAAGGAGGGCGTCGTCGAGGCGATGAAGTCCTTCACCAACGTCAAGACCTGGTCCCTGCCCTGGGCAGCATGA
- the phnA gene encoding phosphonoacetate hydrolase, whose amino-acid sequence MNAYSKLGADVVANGRLYARPQRPVVVICMDGSEPAYIEAASAKGLTPNLDRIVRTGASTHAYSVIPSFTNPNNLSIITGRPPAVHGIAGNFFYDREAKEEVMMNDARFLRAPTILAEFQNAGLKVAMVTAKDKLRTLLGKGLDFSTGTAIAFSSEKADKANMAENGIKDVLDFVGMPVPSVYSADLSEFVFAAGVKLLESFKPDLMYLSTTDYVQHKAAPGSQMADSFYAMFDGYVGQLDALGCTLVITADHGMNDKHLANGEPDVVYLQSLMDDWYGKSVMRVILPITDPYVVHHGALGSFATVHLPDGASQEEVAARISGLDGIALAVTAAEACERFELPADRIGDVVVISTRQKVIGTSPDRHDLSGLTEPLRSHGGITEQRVPMIANRPISVPEGRTLRNFDVFDVALNLVH is encoded by the coding sequence ATGAACGCATATTCCAAGCTTGGCGCTGACGTCGTCGCCAATGGCCGCCTCTATGCCCGCCCGCAGCGCCCGGTGGTTGTGATCTGCATGGACGGCTCTGAGCCGGCCTATATCGAGGCGGCGAGCGCCAAGGGGCTGACGCCGAACCTCGACCGGATCGTGCGAACCGGCGCTAGCACCCACGCCTATTCGGTGATCCCGAGCTTCACCAACCCGAACAACCTCTCGATCATCACCGGCCGCCCGCCGGCGGTGCATGGCATTGCCGGCAACTTCTTCTACGACCGCGAGGCGAAGGAGGAGGTGATGATGAACGACGCGCGCTTCCTGCGCGCCCCGACCATCCTCGCCGAGTTCCAGAACGCCGGCCTCAAGGTCGCGATGGTCACCGCCAAGGACAAGCTCAGGACCCTGCTCGGCAAGGGCCTCGACTTTAGCACAGGCACCGCGATCGCCTTTTCCTCGGAGAAGGCCGACAAGGCGAACATGGCCGAGAACGGCATTAAAGACGTCCTCGACTTCGTCGGCATGCCGGTGCCTTCAGTCTATTCGGCCGACCTGTCGGAGTTCGTCTTCGCCGCCGGCGTCAAGCTGCTCGAGAGCTTCAAGCCCGACCTGATGTACCTCTCGACCACCGACTATGTGCAGCACAAGGCGGCGCCGGGGTCGCAGATGGCGGACTCGTTCTACGCCATGTTCGACGGGTATGTCGGCCAGCTCGACGCGCTCGGCTGCACCCTGGTGATCACCGCCGATCACGGCATGAACGACAAGCACTTGGCCAATGGCGAGCCCGATGTCGTCTACCTGCAGAGCCTGATGGACGACTGGTACGGCAAGAGCGTGATGCGGGTGATCCTGCCGATCACCGACCCTTATGTCGTCCACCATGGCGCGCTCGGCTCCTTCGCCACGGTCCACCTGCCCGATGGTGCCAGCCAGGAAGAGGTCGCCGCCCGCATCTCCGGCCTCGACGGCATCGCGCTGGCGGTGACGGCGGCCGAGGCCTGCGAGCGCTTTGAGCTGCCGGCTGACCGGATCGGCGACGTCGTCGTGATCTCGACCCGGCAGAAGGTGATCGGCACCTCGCCCGACCGGCACGACCTCTCCGGCCTGACCGAGCCCCTGCGCTCGCATGGCGGCATCACCGAGCAGCGCGTGCCGATGATCGCCAACCGGCCGATATCAGTCCCGGAAGGCCGCACCTTGCGCAATTTCGACGTCTTCGACGTCGCCCTGAACCTGGTGCACTGA
- the phnE gene encoding phosphonate ABC transporter, permease protein PhnE, whose product MSFGTLQLVLRPPQGRFGWWGVGFIALATLVFLWWAALGSQINASNLWNGIPYMVDFLVRMMPPNPEFIERLWRPALESLQVAVWGTLLGVVIALPVCFFAARNLSPSPIVFHATRQLLNCMRGINEIILALIFVAAIGLGPFAGVLALAIHGAGMLGKFFAEAMEDIDEGPLEAFRSAGVGPFKTFFFGVLPQVLPAWLGTIFYRLETNVRQSTVLGMVGAGGIGFELVSSMKLFKYQDTATCILVILAMVLIADLVSSRVRALIR is encoded by the coding sequence ATGTCGTTCGGAACGCTGCAACTCGTCCTCCGCCCCCCGCAGGGCCGCTTCGGCTGGTGGGGCGTCGGCTTCATCGCGCTCGCAACGCTGGTCTTCCTGTGGTGGGCCGCACTTGGCTCCCAGATCAACGCCAGCAATCTCTGGAACGGCATCCCCTACATGGTGGATTTCCTCGTCCGGATGATGCCGCCGAACCCCGAGTTCATCGAGCGGCTGTGGCGGCCGGCACTGGAAAGCCTGCAGGTCGCGGTCTGGGGCACCCTGCTCGGCGTCGTCATCGCCCTGCCGGTCTGCTTCTTCGCGGCGCGAAACTTAAGCCCGAGCCCGATCGTCTTCCATGCGACGCGGCAATTGCTCAACTGCATGCGCGGCATCAACGAGATCATCCTGGCGTTGATCTTTGTCGCCGCCATCGGTCTCGGCCCCTTCGCCGGCGTGCTCGCCCTCGCCATCCATGGCGCCGGCATGCTCGGCAAGTTCTTCGCCGAGGCGATGGAGGATATCGACGAGGGTCCGCTCGAAGCCTTCCGCTCGGCTGGCGTCGGCCCGTTCAAGACCTTCTTCTTCGGCGTGCTGCCGCAGGTGCTGCCGGCCTGGCTCGGGACGATCTTCTATCGGCTCGAGACCAATGTCCGCCAGTCGACCGTGCTCGGCATGGTCGGCGCCGGCGGCATCGGCTTCGAGCTCGTCTCCTCGATGAAGCTCTTCAAATACCAGGACACCGCGACCTGCATCCTCGTGATCCTCGCCATGGTCCTGATCGCCGACCTGGTCTCGTCTCGCGTCCGCGCACTGATCCGCTGA
- the phnC gene encoding phosphonate ABC transporter ATP-binding protein, with translation MIKIEGLKKSYAGRPVLQGIDLSVKAGEFLVVLGPSGAGKSTLLRCINGLAEPDAGRTVIDGKVLDLKRGARGKRPVAMIFQHHNLVKRLSVLKNVLVGRMAGLSSFLSMLQLFPREDVAIAMECLARVELAQKANSRGDQLSGGEQQRVGIARALAQQPAVILCDEPVASLDPKTSRIVLGYLKAICKEEGIAVICNLHQVDYAVEFGERIVGLSSGRVVFDDTPDQLTSEIVHQIYPGLEDPGISRVLKPRPASQPALAPMIATATA, from the coding sequence ATGATCAAGATCGAAGGGCTGAAGAAGTCCTATGCAGGACGCCCTGTCCTGCAGGGCATCGACCTCAGCGTCAAAGCCGGCGAGTTCCTCGTCGTGCTCGGCCCCAGCGGCGCCGGCAAGTCGACGCTGCTGCGCTGCATCAACGGGCTGGCTGAGCCCGATGCCGGGCGGACCGTCATCGACGGCAAGGTGCTCGATCTGAAGCGCGGGGCGCGCGGCAAGCGGCCGGTGGCGATGATCTTCCAGCACCACAACCTGGTGAAACGCCTGTCGGTGCTGAAGAACGTGCTCGTCGGCCGGATGGCGGGCCTGTCGTCCTTCCTCTCCATGCTGCAGCTCTTCCCCAGAGAGGATGTCGCGATCGCGATGGAGTGCCTGGCCCGGGTCGAGCTCGCCCAGAAGGCGAATTCGCGCGGCGACCAGCTCTCCGGCGGCGAGCAGCAGCGCGTCGGCATCGCCCGGGCACTGGCGCAGCAGCCGGCGGTGATCCTCTGCGACGAGCCGGTGGCGAGCCTCGATCCCAAGACCTCGCGCATCGTGCTCGGCTACCTCAAGGCGATCTGCAAGGAGGAGGGTATCGCGGTGATCTGCAACCTCCACCAGGTCGACTACGCCGTCGAGTTCGGCGAGCGCATCGTCGGCCTGAGCAGCGGCCGCGTCGTCTTCGACGATACGCCGGACCAGCTGACCTCCGAGATCGTCCACCAGATCTATCCCGGGCTGGAGGATCCCGGCATCAGCCGCGTGTTGAAGCCCCGCCCGGCCAGCCAGCCCGCGCTGGCGCCGATGATCGCCACCGCAACCGCCTGA
- the phnD gene encoding phosphonate ABC transporter substrate-binding protein produces MTISRRTILKSSLATGAMLAAPALVRAQTKLIRVGLIPSEDSRAMLESSAQLLAALERNLGIKVQGFVASDYNGVIEAMRSNHVDVAYLGPFSYVLGTTVAAIEAFATAETAKSSRSYYRSQIIARKDSGIGDWKDLKGRTFAFVDPSSTSGHLFPKAGLMKLGFDPEKDFGRVLFTGSHDANALAVANKRVDAATIADRILDAAVQKKLVDRADIHVVWESDPIPESPTCWRKNLPAELKANIKSAFLNIRDITWADQGKLNRFVETNDQAYDIIRETAKVLKLDLTKMK; encoded by the coding sequence ATGACCATTTCACGCCGGACGATTCTGAAGAGTTCACTCGCCACCGGAGCGATGCTTGCAGCGCCGGCCCTGGTCCGGGCCCAGACCAAGCTGATTCGCGTCGGGTTGATCCCGTCCGAGGATTCGCGGGCGATGCTGGAATCGAGCGCGCAGCTCCTCGCCGCGCTTGAGCGGAACCTCGGCATCAAGGTCCAGGGCTTCGTCGCCTCGGACTACAACGGCGTGATCGAGGCGATGCGCTCGAACCATGTCGACGTCGCCTATCTCGGCCCGTTCTCCTATGTGCTCGGCACCACGGTCGCAGCGATCGAGGCCTTCGCGACCGCCGAGACGGCCAAGTCGAGCCGCAGCTATTATCGCAGCCAGATCATCGCGCGGAAGGATAGCGGCATCGGCGATTGGAAGGACCTGAAGGGTCGCACCTTCGCCTTCGTCGATCCGTCCTCGACCTCAGGCCACCTCTTCCCGAAGGCCGGGTTGATGAAGCTCGGCTTCGATCCCGAGAAGGATTTCGGCCGCGTCCTCTTCACCGGTTCGCACGATGCCAATGCGCTCGCCGTCGCCAATAAGCGCGTCGATGCCGCGACGATCGCCGACCGCATCCTCGATGCCGCCGTGCAGAAGAAGCTGGTCGATCGCGCCGACATCCACGTCGTCTGGGAGTCGGACCCGATCCCGGAATCGCCGACCTGCTGGCGCAAGAACCTGCCCGCGGAGCTGAAGGCGAACATCAAATCGGCCTTCCTCAACATCCGCGACATCACCTGGGCCGACCAGGGCAAGCTCAACCGCTTCGTCGAGACCAATGACCAAGCCTACGACATCATTCGCGAGACCGCGAAGGTGCTGAAGCTCGATCTCACCAAGATGAAGTAG